The Leishmania major strain Friedlin complete genome, chromosome 23 genome has a segment encoding these proteins:
- a CDS encoding sir2-family protein-like protein, producing MRPAGTLASFLERCSARKRGRGCVVLTGAGCSTESGIPDYRGPNGQYHRADFVLLTFQKFMRDDNEKRRYWARSMLGYSTMCGASCNAAHMALQAFTKSGAVAHILTQNVDGLHHLATYGGVGDAEEEHYYKYTTSDAPLKELHGNIHNVICTSCGFFMPRARLQRELRERNPGFYEQYGADVSRTRPDGDYSAPTEAVNAMHLVMCPRCNGFFKPHVVLFGENVPKPIVEATMSLVRDKASCLLCLGTSLQVYSAYRYVLQANQLGIPVAIVNAGTTRGDAIADLKLDVESVGSVLAETAHEMLGVPASMFFRRKTIQL from the coding sequence ATGAGGCCGGCGGGGACGCTTGCATCGTTCCTggagcgctgcagcgccagaaAACGTGGTCGTGGCTGCGTAGTCCTCACCGGCGCGGGTTGCAGCACAGAGAGTGGCATCCCGGACTATCGCGGGCCCAACGGCCAGTACCACCGCGCCGATTTCGTGCTGCTGACTTTTCAGAAGTTTATGCGCGACGACAATGAGAAACGACGCTACTGGGCTCGCAGCATGCTTGGGTACTCGACCATGTGCGGCGCCTCCTGCAATGCCGCTCACATGGCGCTGCAGGCTTTCACCAAGTCCGGGGCTGTGGCACACATCCTCACTCAAAACGTCGAcgggctgcaccacctcgctACGTatggcggcgtcggtgatgcagaggaggagcactACTACAAGTACACCACAAGTGATGCGCCGCTGAAGGAGTTGCACGGCAACATTCACAACGTCATCTGCACGTCCTGCGGCTTTTTCatgccgcgcgcgcggctgcagcgggaACTGCGAGAAAGGAATCCGGGTTTTTATGAGCAGTACGGGGCAGACGTGTCGCGTACGCGGCCGGACGGCGACTACAGTGCGCCAACGGAGGCCGTGAATGCGATGCATCTTGTCATGTGCCCCCGGTGCAACGGCTTCTTCAAGCCGCATGTCGTTCTGTTCGGTGAGAACGTGCCGAAGCCAATTGTGGAAGCCACGATGAGCCTTGTGCGCGACAAGGCTTCCTGTCTGCTGTGCCTCGGCACCTCCCTGCAGGTGTACAGCGCCTATCGGTACGTCTTACAGGCAAACCAGTTGGGGATTCCGGTGGCCATCGTCAACGCTGGAACGACGCGAGGCGACGCCATTGCTGACCTCAAACTCGATGTGGAGAGTGTCGGAAGCGTGTtggcggagacggcgcaTGAAATGCTTGGCGTGCCGGCGTCCATGTTCTTCCGCCGCAAGACGATTCAACTCTAG